One Arachis hypogaea cultivar Tifrunner chromosome 2, arahy.Tifrunner.gnm2.J5K5, whole genome shotgun sequence genomic window, CCTTTTTTGAGAAGCAACAATCTCAAAAGGAAGCCATCAATGCTCTTCCTCTATACCCAAATGAGCAGATTATGTGGGATGAAAGTGTTGTACCAAGCATAAATTATTCTGGAGAAGGTTGTTTGGCATTGCCAAAACTTAACTTACAGTTCTTAACACTTCATGATTATCTTCTTCGAAATTTTAATCTCTTCCGACTTGAATCAACATATGAGATACGTGAGGATATTCAGGAAGCCATTCCACACCTTCTTGCATATATTAACAGTGAAGGAGAAACTGCTTTTCGTGGTTGGTCAAGAATGGGGGTGCCAATTAAGGAATTCAAGATAACTGAAGTGAAACAACCAAACATAGGTGAGGTCAAGCCTTCGTCTGTGACAGCGGAAGTTACGTATAGCATTTCAAGCTACAGATCACAGGTTAGATCAGAATGGGATTCATTGAAAGAACATGATGTATTGTTTTTACTATGTATTCGCCCCTCGTTTGAACCGCTTAGTACAGAAGAAGCAGCCAAAGCTAGTGTGCCCCAAAAACTTGGTCTACAATGTGTTCGAGGATGTGAAATTATCGAGATTCGTGATGAAGAAGGAACCCTTATGAATGATTTTTCTGGAAGGATTAAAAGGGATGAATGGAAGCCACCAAAGGGGGAGCTCAGAACAGTTACTGTGGCTTTGGATACTGCTCAATACCACATGGATGTCAGTAATATTGCAGAGAAAGGGGCAGAAGATGTTTATGGTACATTTAATGTGTTAATGAGAAGAAAGCCAAAAGAAAACAATTTTAAAGCCATCTTAGAATCAATAAGGGATTTAATGAATGAATACTGCATTGTTCCTAAGTGGTTGGAGAATATATTTCTTGGTTACGGTGATCCTTCGGCTGCACAGTGGACTAAGATGCCTGATCTGCTGGAAACAGTAGATTTCAAAGATACTTTTTTAGATGCTGATCACTTGAAAGAATGTTTTGTGGATTATGAGGTTGGTATTATTTCATTTTTAGATTTGTAGAGATTATTGTGTATGGATATGACTGATATCTGTCATTAGGAGTGATAGTATGGGATTAAGATGTTGATGTGACTTTTGTCTTAACTTTTTCTTGGGTCTTTCAGGTTTCATTCACTAATCCCAATGGGACAGAAAGCACGAATCCAAGGCCTCCTTTTAAGATCATGCTTCCCCGAACACTCAAAGCAACTGCCAGTTCTCTTCACAGGAGTGCAACATCTGTTGGTGGACCAAACAGTATCAATGTGGATGATGATAATCATCTGAAAGAAAGACTTATTGTTGAGACTTATACACCCCCGGACCCTGGTCCTTATCCTCAAGATCAGCCAAAACAGAATTCAGTTAGATTTACACCCACACAGGTGCTCTCAGCTCTTCCAATATTTTGATGTAGTTGGTTGTAGAGGAATGCCCATGTTAATGGAGTAAGCAAGCAAATAGCATAAGAGATTTACACCCACCCACCCACCCCCACACACACAATTTCCTATGACATGTTTACTAGGCCTTTATACTAAATTTGTTATGGGATGACATTATGCTtgtaatttcttgttgatgatctGTTGATCATTGTAAGGAGTTTCCTACAGGATAGCTTTGTTGTACTCTTGGGCCATTCCTTAGAtgtaattgttgttgttgttgttgttattattattattattattattattattattattattattggaatttGTAGATACTGATGATAATGATGTGGAATATTCTTAAACAGGTTGAAGCAATTATCTCTGGCATTCAACCTGGCCTGACTATGGTTGTAGGGCCGCCTGGTACAGGAAAAACTGATACAGCTGTGCAAATTCTGAATGTTTTATATCATAATTGTCCTTCTCAGAGAACCTTAATAATTACTCATTCAAATCAGGCTCTAAATGATCTGTTTGAGAAGATAATGCTGGTAGGATGTCACATGTCTATTCCCTTAtttatgttaaatattttattagtgCGATATGTCTTAGTAAAATCCATAGTTATTTGCTATTTATTAGTCTTTGGCTGAAAAAGACTGCTAGAATTTTCTGAAGAACATTGTCTTTGTACAACATTTGGTCATACTTGTGTGGCATAACTTTTGGTTTATAATTGAATTTTGTTTTGCTCCACTTGTCATGTCATGATGCATGTTATAGCATTATTTTGTGGTATTAGAAACCTGACATAATTCCATAAATCACAAGCAATATAATGTTTcaaccaattttaaaaattttggagagtgaacacattttttttatttttagatcgtttgattcatgtagtcgaTCATACCCACTGGGGCAAGGCTGATTGATGTTTACGATGGTCTTTGTGGTTACTCTAGCTTAATGCCATCAAGTTTTCTATATATTCTTGCCTTCTGTATAGAAGTTTGATGTATTCCATTTTACTTATTTTTGATTTAGAGAGATGTTCCTGCACGGTATCTCCTTCGACTTGGTCAAGGAGAACAAGAGCTGGCAACTGATCTTGATTTTAGTCGTCAAGGACGTGTTAATGCAATGCTTGTTAGACGGTTAGAATTGCTGAGTGAAGTCGAGAGGCTAGCAAGGTCTCTTCAACTTCCGGAGGATGTGGGTTACACATGTGAAACTGCTGGATACTTTTGGTTGCTTCATGTCTATTCACGCTGGGAGCAATTTCTTGCTGCTTGTGCTGAGAATAAAGATAAGCAAAGCTTTGTTAGAGATCGTTTTCCCTTCAAGGAGTTCTTCTCTGATGCACCACATCCAGTATTTACTGGGGAATCTTTTGAGAAAGATATGAGGGCTGCTATGGGGTGCTTTCGTCATCTGAAGACGATGTTTCAAGAACTTGAAGAGTGTCGAGCATTTGAATTACTGAAGTCAACAGCTGATAGAGCTAATTACTTAATGACCAAACAAGCTAAAATTGTGGCCATGACTTGTACTCATGCAGCACTAAAGAGGAAGGATTTCCTTCAGTTAGGTTTTAAGTATGACAACTTGTTAATGGAAGAAAGTGCCCAAATTTTGGAAATTGAGACTTTCATTCCAATGTTACTTCAGAGGCAGGAAGATGGTCATGCACGGCTTAAACGCTGCATCTTAATTGGTGATCATCACCAGTTGCCTCCTGTTGTGAAGAATATGGCCTTCCAAAAGTACAGCCACATGGATCAGAGTCTATTTACTAGGTTTGTTCGTTTGGGTATTCCTTACATAGAGCTAAATGCCCAGGGAAGAGCCAGGCCAAGTATAGCTCAACTTTACAACTGGAGATACAGAGATTTGGGAGACCTTCCTTATGTAAAGGAGGCAGACATATTCCATAGGGCAAATGCAGGATTTGCTTATGATTATCAGTTAGTGGATGTTCCAGATTACCTTGGTAAGGGAGAGACAACTCCGTCCCCTTGGTTTTACCAAAATGAGGGAGAAGCAGAATATGTGGTCAGTGTCTATATATACATGCGTCTCTTAGGGTACCCTGCAAATAAGATATCAATTTTGACTACTTATAATGGCCAGAAACTTCTCATCCGTGATGTGATAAATAGAAGATGCGTTCCATATGACTTCATTGGTCCACCAAGCAAGGTATGCTGCTCAGTGGTTGCTCATTAATTTCATATCATATAGTGGACAGAATTTCCCAGGGATTTATTTGATCTGATTTGTGAAGATTCTTCCTTTTCACtctggttgaaaatttttttataaagatgCACTCACAAAGATTCACAACAAGAAGAAATCTTCCTTGCAAAATATAATGtttacaaataattttataaaaataggtttaaaaaaaaaatattgtatggAGGACACAAAATAAGATGACTTTTCTAACAAGTCACGTagacaaatttaattttctataacATTTAAGTAAACAAGGAGTCTGTGATattgtaatttttgaaagttttggCATCAACCAGGTTTCATTGTTCTATTCTTGACTACTTTCAGGTTACTACAGTCGATAAATTTCAAGGTCAGCAAAATGATTTTATATTGCTATCCCTTGTGCGAACTCGATTCGTTGGTCATCTTCGTGATGTAAGAAGATTGGTGGTTGCCATGTCACGTGCTCGTCTTGGGTTATATGTGTTCTGCCGTCGTTCCCTTTTTGAGCAGTGTTATGAGCTGCAGCCTACGTTTCAGCTGCTTCTCCAGAGACCAGACCACCTTGCCCTTAATTTGAGTGAAATTACATCATATACCGAACGAAATGTTGAAGATCCCGGGCCTAaacatcatattcatcttgtaaatagCATTGAGGAGATGGGTAGTA contains:
- the LOC112742863 gene encoding uncharacterized protein; the protein is MTRVYGTGIYDFRRHRVAEYPVESKAVDSNQKSGGGGVPSTITLSEIQRDRLTKIAEANWLKTGEPKKKPFDPELVRNIYETELLVGDGHKPVPLQRVMILEVSQYLENYLWPNFDPQNASFEHVMSIILMVNEKFRENVAAWVCFYERKDVFEGFLERVLHLKEGRDLSIAEKTNYLVFMINAFQSLEDEVVSKIVLRLASLKSWYSLSYGRFQMELCLNPGLIKKWKRMIRREPVKGDPSSTVEVMFLRNLIEEFLEILDSQVFSQRHLSGEDELIDDGGLGLANDACVLYCERFMEFLIDLLSQLPTRRYLRPLVADVAVVAKCHLSALYRHEKGKLFAQLVDLLQFYEGFEINDHTGTQLTDHEVLESHYSCMQSFQLLAFKKIEKLRELALSNIGSIHKRADLSKKLSVLLPEELRDLVCCKLKLVSKEDPWSERVDFLIEVMVSFFEKQQSQKEAINALPLYPNEQIMWDESVVPSINYSGEGCLALPKLNLQFLTLHDYLLRNFNLFRLESTYEIREDIQEAIPHLLAYINSEGETAFRGWSRMGVPIKEFKITEVKQPNIGEVKPSSVTAEVTYSISSYRSQVRSEWDSLKEHDVLFLLCIRPSFEPLSTEEAAKASVPQKLGLQCVRGCEIIEIRDEEGTLMNDFSGRIKRDEWKPPKGELRTVTVALDTAQYHMDVSNIAEKGAEDVYGTFNVLMRRKPKENNFKAILESIRDLMNEYCIVPKWLENIFLGYGDPSAAQWTKMPDLLETVDFKDTFLDADHLKECFVDYEVSFTNPNGTESTNPRPPFKIMLPRTLKATASSLHRSATSVGGPNSINVDDDNHLKERLIVETYTPPDPGPYPQDQPKQNSVRFTPTQVEAIISGIQPGLTMVVGPPGTGKTDTAVQILNVLYHNCPSQRTLIITHSNQALNDLFEKIMLRDVPARYLLRLGQGEQELATDLDFSRQGRVNAMLVRRLELLSEVERLARSLQLPEDVGYTCETAGYFWLLHVYSRWEQFLAACAENKDKQSFVRDRFPFKEFFSDAPHPVFTGESFEKDMRAAMGCFRHLKTMFQELEECRAFELLKSTADRANYLMTKQAKIVAMTCTHAALKRKDFLQLGFKYDNLLMEESAQILEIETFIPMLLQRQEDGHARLKRCILIGDHHQLPPVVKNMAFQKYSHMDQSLFTRFVRLGIPYIELNAQGRARPSIAQLYNWRYRDLGDLPYVKEADIFHRANAGFAYDYQLVDVPDYLGKGETTPSPWFYQNEGEAEYVVSVYIYMRLLGYPANKISILTTYNGQKLLIRDVINRRCVPYDFIGPPSKVTTVDKFQGQQNDFILLSLVRTRFVGHLRDVRRLVVAMSRARLGLYVFCRRSLFEQCYELQPTFQLLLQRPDHLALNLSEITSYTERNVEDPGPKHHIHLVNSIEEMGSIIERLYQERLRHQFEQNRPYFGHIEPTVGTNQVPSSQQTSPTDMHEQNESDEVTMVDGHVAEDVQPESNMDAPEPCQSEEETMVDGHVAQEVPPESNMSIPESCVVEDATMADGHAAQSMSPKSNTDDITMVDGSASVQNGSSAPLEP